The following are encoded in a window of Pseudomonadota bacterium genomic DNA:
- a CDS encoding phosphoribosylanthranilate isomerase — MPVLIKNCGLKTSDDITTAATTGAHFAGFVHHEASPRHVALGDLEALVAHAKPLLKTVVVLKAPSEGLLWEITNLVAPDFIQLHQFPSVDYIRKIADQTGIPIISALSVRDAQDLAMAEALEDVSAHVLFDAPQAGSGKTFDWQLLKTLTMKNPWFLAGGLTIDNVAEAIRATHAPMVDVSSGIESAPGVKSAEKIAAFNAAVLHASHA, encoded by the coding sequence GTGCCAGTCCTCATCAAAAACTGCGGACTAAAAACCTCCGATGACATCACCACCGCCGCCACTACCGGCGCGCATTTTGCAGGCTTCGTCCATCACGAAGCCTCCCCGCGCCATGTCGCCCTTGGCGATCTTGAGGCACTCGTCGCGCATGCCAAACCATTGCTGAAAACCGTCGTGGTGCTGAAAGCCCCTTCCGAAGGGCTGCTGTGGGAAATCACAAACCTCGTCGCGCCCGATTTCATCCAGCTACATCAATTTCCCTCGGTCGATTATATCCGCAAAATTGCTGATCAAACCGGCATCCCCATCATCAGCGCCCTCTCCGTGCGCGATGCGCAGGACCTCGCCATGGCCGAAGCGCTGGAGGACGTCAGCGCCCATGTGCTGTTCGATGCGCCGCAAGCCGGCAGCGGCAAAACCTTCGATTGGCAATTGCTCAAAACCCTGACGATGAAAAACCCATGGTTCCTCGCCGGTGGCCTCACCATCGACAATGTCGCCGAAGCCATCCGCGCCACCCACGCGCCGATGGTCGATGTGAGCAGCGGCATCGAATCCGCCCCGGGCGTAAAATCCGCAGAAAAGATTGCAGCCTTCAACGCGGCTGTGCTACATGCCTCGCATGCCTGA
- the cmk gene encoding (d)CMP kinase: MDGPAASGKGTLARRLANHFNVGYLDTGSLYRAVGMRVIYADQKPSDVAAAIAASRAINAQDLANPKLRGERIGQAASIVSAMPEVREALLDYQRKFAQSEEGAVLDGRDIGTVICPDADVKIFITASLEARAKRRHRELQDYGVTVDYQSVYDDLVERDERDATRSVAPMAPAADAIVIDTSDLSMNEVFEKVLGVINKG, translated from the coding sequence ATCGATGGCCCCGCCGCCTCCGGCAAAGGCACCCTCGCCCGCCGCCTCGCCAACCATTTCAATGTCGGCTACCTCGATACCGGCAGCCTCTACCGCGCGGTTGGCATGCGGGTGATTTACGCCGACCAGAAACCCAGCGACGTCGCCGCCGCCATCGCCGCCAGCCGCGCCATTAACGCGCAGGATCTCGCCAACCCAAAACTACGCGGCGAGCGCATCGGCCAGGCCGCCTCCATCGTCTCCGCCATGCCGGAAGTGCGCGAGGCACTGCTCGACTACCAGCGCAAATTCGCCCAAAGCGAAGAAGGCGCCGTGCTCGATGGCCGCGACATCGGCACCGTCATCTGCCCGGATGCGGATGTGAAAATCTTCATCACCGCCAGCCTCGAGGCCCGCGCCAAGCGCCGCCACCGCGAGTTGCAGGATTACGGCGTCACCGTCGATTACCAGTCCGTCTACGATGATCTGGTCGAGCGCGACGAACGCGACGCCACCCGCAGCGTCGCCCCCATGGCCCCCGCCGCAGACGCCATCGTCATCGACACCAGCGACCTAAGCATGAACGAAGTGTTCGAGAAGGTGCTGGGGGTGATTAATAAAGGCTAG
- a CDS encoding prepilin peptidase, which translates to MVSFSLWMDAHLFTIIGLIWMIVLGPAVGNYACSVVYRLPRGKTPFERHPFCGHCNADLKPIDLFPIVSWCMTRGKCRYCKGAIPSIYTVLEVVCGVIFIAYFLKFGISEQFLLYTTYAVFVVIMAAIQWQQGWIAATIYSYAFACLALARVLAEHTIYGVVQTGFVMMILALAALRLSGSKVSPFEKPWVWWFTLMGALLPFDQWQYILPFFVMKFLVPKEARVIVYVAGALALPLILP; encoded by the coding sequence ATGGTCTCGTTTTCTCTCTGGATGGATGCGCATCTGTTTACCATCATCGGCCTGATTTGGATGATTGTGCTTGGCCCAGCGGTGGGCAATTATGCCTGCTCGGTGGTGTACCGCCTGCCGCGCGGCAAAACGCCGTTCGAGCGGCATCCGTTCTGTGGCCATTGCAATGCGGATTTGAAACCAATTGATCTGTTCCCGATTGTCTCCTGGTGCATGACGCGTGGCAAATGCCGCTATTGCAAGGGCGCGATTCCGAGCATCTACACGGTGCTGGAGGTGGTGTGCGGGGTGATTTTTATCGCCTATTTCCTGAAGTTCGGAATCAGTGAACAGTTCCTGCTCTATACCACCTATGCGGTATTTGTTGTCATCATGGCTGCCATTCAATGGCAGCAGGGCTGGATTGCGGCGACGATTTATTCCTACGCGTTTGCCTGCCTGGCGCTGGCGCGGGTGCTGGCGGAGCATACGATCTATGGCGTGGTGCAGACCGGGTTCGTGATGATGATCCTCGCGCTTGCGGCGTTGCGGCTTTCGGGCAGCAAAGTGTCGCCGTTTGAGAAGCCGTGGGTATGGTGGTTCACGCTGATGGGCGCGCTGCTGCCGTTCGATCAGTGGCAGTATATCCTGCCGTTCTTCGTGATGAAGTTCCTGGTGCCCAAGGAGGCGCGGGTGATTGTGTATGTGGCGGGCGCGCTGGCGTTGCCGCTTATTCTACCGTAA
- the rpsA gene encoding 30S ribosomal protein S1, giving the protein MAQSAAVRKEDFKDENFTTGENFADLFENSAAGKLSEGSVVKGTIVGIEKDLAIIDVGLKSEGRIPLKEFSVAGQPAEIRIGDTYDIYIERIEDRNGEAQLSREKALREEAWIKLEEIHKNQTKIEGVIFGRVKGGFTVDIKGAVAFLPGSQVDIRPIKDVTPLMNIPQPFLILKMDRRRGNIVVSRRAIMEESRAEARGMLLDKIAEGQVLDGIVKNITDYGAFIDMGGVDGLLHVTDISWKRINHPSEVFAIGDPVRVIVTKFDAETKRISLGMKQLDSNPWEGVSHKFTPGARLKGKITNITDYGAFVELDSGVEGLVHVSEMSWTKKNVHPSKLVQTGQEVEVQVLDVDANKHRISLGMKQCIDNPWNSFAANSHEGDIIEGEVRNITDFGLFVGLKGEIDGLVHHSDISWTQPGEEAIKTFKKGDKVQARILVIDIEKERISLGIKQLSENPAGDTLAAYKKGDVVTCAVTAVDRDGIEVEIAEGVKSYIKKMDLSRDRQDQRPERFAVGDRVDAKVVSVDKKTSKVSVSIKVLEQDEHKRAIEEYGSSDSGASLGDILGAAIEEASGPKKKAAAKKKAAAEDEDAA; this is encoded by the coding sequence ATGGCTCAATCAGCAGCAGTACGTAAAGAAGACTTCAAAGACGAAAATTTCACCACCGGCGAAAATTTCGCCGATCTCTTTGAGAACAGCGCCGCGGGCAAACTGTCCGAAGGCAGCGTCGTCAAAGGCACCATCGTTGGCATCGAAAAAGACCTCGCTATTATCGATGTGGGTCTCAAATCCGAAGGCCGTATCCCACTGAAAGAATTCTCGGTTGCTGGCCAGCCTGCTGAAATCCGCATCGGCGACACGTACGATATCTATATCGAGCGCATCGAAGACCGTAACGGCGAAGCCCAGCTCAGCCGCGAGAAAGCCCTGCGCGAAGAAGCATGGATCAAGCTCGAAGAAATCCACAAAAACCAAACCAAGATCGAAGGTGTCATCTTCGGCCGCGTTAAAGGCGGCTTCACGGTGGACATCAAAGGCGCCGTGGCGTTCCTGCCAGGTTCGCAAGTCGATATCCGTCCGATCAAGGATGTCACCCCACTGATGAACATCCCGCAGCCATTCCTGATCCTGAAAATGGATCGCCGCCGCGGGAACATCGTGGTTTCCCGCCGCGCCATCATGGAAGAGTCGCGCGCCGAAGCCCGTGGCATGCTCCTCGATAAAATCGCGGAAGGCCAAGTGCTTGACGGTATCGTCAAAAACATCACCGACTACGGTGCGTTCATCGATATGGGCGGCGTTGACGGCCTGTTGCACGTCACCGACATTTCGTGGAAGCGTATCAATCACCCATCGGAAGTGTTCGCGATTGGCGATCCAGTCCGCGTGATCGTCACCAAGTTCGATGCCGAAACCAAGCGTATCTCGCTGGGCATGAAGCAGCTCGACAGCAACCCGTGGGAAGGCGTCAGCCATAAATTCACCCCCGGCGCGCGCCTCAAAGGCAAAATCACCAACATCACCGATTACGGTGCCTTTGTTGAGCTGGATTCCGGCGTGGAAGGCCTCGTGCACGTTTCCGAGATGAGCTGGACCAAGAAAAACGTCCACCCATCCAAGCTGGTGCAAACCGGTCAGGAAGTCGAAGTGCAGGTGCTGGATGTGGATGCAAACAAACACCGCATCAGCCTTGGCATGAAGCAGTGCATCGACAACCCATGGAACAGCTTCGCCGCCAACTCGCATGAAGGCGACATCATCGAAGGTGAAGTGCGCAACATCACCGACTTCGGTCTGTTCGTCGGCCTCAAAGGCGAGATCGACGGCCTTGTCCACCACTCGGACATCAGCTGGACCCAGCCGGGCGAAGAAGCCATCAAAACCTTCAAAAAAGGTGACAAGGTGCAGGCCCGCATTCTCGTCATCGATATCGAGAAAGAGCGCATCAGCCTTGGCATCAAGCAACTGAGCGAAAACCCTGCCGGTGACACCCTCGCCGCCTACAAAAAAGGCGACGTGGTGACCTGTGCAGTAACCGCGGTTGACCGTGATGGCATCGAAGTCGAGATCGCCGAAGGCGTGAAGTCCTACATCAAGAAAATGGACTTGAGCCGCGACCGTCAAGACCAACGCCCTGAGCGCTTCGCCGTTGGTGATCGCGTCGATGCGAAAGTCGTCAGCGTCGATAAGAAAACCTCCAAGGTTTCCGTATCGATCAAGGTGCTTGAGCAAGACGAGCACAAACGTGCGATCGAGGAATACGGTTCGTCCGATTCCGGCGCAAGCCTCGGCGACATCCTCGGTGCCGCCATCGAAGAAGCGTCGGGTCCTAAGAAAAAAGCTGCTGCCAAGAAAAAGGCTGCTGCTGAAGACGAAGACGCCGCTTAA
- a CDS encoding FYDLN acid domain-containing protein, which translates to MTSGDLGSKRVCPKCDAKFYDFGVVNPIKCPKCAKTWTEGVKKKPAPKKEVKPAKPVRKSARDDDDLLDMAGDLPDVEDGDEALELEPMEDDDSVELTSLEEVEEHDEEEESDPNSDDADDDMFTEMVGDNKIVDDFEEHEEEEDDEDEDESDEDDEDEDEDDDDRPKKKRRR; encoded by the coding sequence ATGACGTCTGGGGATTTAGGCAGCAAGCGCGTTTGCCCGAAATGTGACGCCAAATTTTACGATTTTGGGGTGGTGAATCCCATCAAATGCCCCAAATGTGCCAAGACATGGACAGAAGGCGTCAAGAAAAAGCCAGCCCCTAAAAAAGAGGTGAAGCCGGCGAAACCTGTGCGTAAATCCGCGCGGGATGATGACGATCTGCTCGACATGGCCGGCGACCTTCCGGATGTGGAGGATGGCGACGAAGCGCTTGAGCTGGAGCCAATGGAAGACGATGACAGCGTGGAACTGACCTCGCTGGAGGAAGTCGAGGAGCATGACGAGGAGGAGGAATCCGACCCGAATTCCGACGATGCGGATGACGATATGTTCACGGAAATGGTTGGCGACAATAAAATCGTCGATGATTTCGAGGAGCATGAGGAAGAGGAAGACGACGAGGATGAAGACGAATCCGACGAGGATGATGAGGACGAGGATGAAGACGATGACGACCGGCCGAAGAAAAAGCGGCGTCGCTAA
- a CDS encoding integration host factor subunit beta, with translation MTKSELIQRLAKRYPHLYQRDIEVLVNTMFDEITNALGAGNRVELRGFGAFSVRKRDARAARNPKNGSMVSVGQRHAIYFRTGKELRERVTNVIPKD, from the coding sequence ATGACAAAATCAGAACTGATCCAACGACTCGCCAAACGTTACCCGCATTTGTACCAGCGCGACATTGAAGTGCTGGTCAACACCATGTTCGATGAAATCACCAACGCGCTCGGCGCCGGCAACCGGGTTGAGCTGCGCGGCTTCGGCGCTTTCTCCGTGCGCAAGCGCGACGCCCGCGCCGCCCGCAATCCCAAAAACGGTTCCATGGTCAGCGTCGGCCAGCGCCATGCAATTTATTTCCGCACCGGCAAAGAACTCCGCGAGCGCGTCACCAACGTGATTCCGAAAGACTAG
- the sppA gene encoding signal peptide peptidase SppA — MQPHSDLLIDRKRLKSQLVSWRALALVAVFAAAAIFFGGFGAHSKGGKGDYIAQITIEGIMEDDADRDALMKDILEDDRAKAVLVRLDSPGGTTVGGEAIYLQLKQIAKKKPVVGVMHTLCASACYMAALGTDHVVAREGTLTGSIGVLLQSLEISRLADKLGITPITIKSGAMKDVPSIAEPFTDDQRAIVSEVVMDAYDHFVRLIVENRKMDDAQVRKLADGRIYTGSQAVKLKLIDGIGGDDEALAWLAENRKINPKLELREITPDPEINSLLGKLGQYSGIKIFDKSAVGLDGLVSIWHPSLTQ; from the coding sequence ATGCAACCCCACAGCGATTTGCTCATCGACCGTAAACGCCTTAAGTCCCAGCTGGTCAGCTGGCGGGCGCTGGCGCTGGTTGCGGTGTTTGCGGCGGCGGCCATTTTCTTTGGCGGGTTTGGCGCCCACAGCAAAGGCGGCAAAGGCGATTACATCGCCCAGATCACCATCGAAGGCATCATGGAAGACGATGCCGACCGCGACGCGCTGATGAAAGACATCCTCGAAGATGACCGCGCCAAAGCCGTGCTCGTGCGGCTAGATTCGCCCGGCGGCACCACTGTCGGCGGCGAAGCGATTTACCTGCAACTCAAGCAAATCGCCAAAAAGAAACCCGTTGTCGGCGTCATGCACACGCTGTGCGCCTCGGCCTGCTACATGGCGGCGCTCGGCACCGACCATGTCGTCGCCCGTGAGGGCACCCTCACCGGCTCGATCGGCGTGCTGCTGCAAAGCCTCGAGATCAGCCGCCTGGCCGATAAGCTCGGCATCACCCCCATCACCATCAAATCCGGCGCGATGAAGGATGTACCCAGCATCGCCGAGCCCTTCACCGATGACCAGCGCGCCATCGTCTCCGAAGTGGTGATGGATGCCTACGACCATTTCGTCCGCCTGATTGTCGAGAACCGTAAAATGGACGATGCGCAGGTGCGTAAATTGGCCGATGGCCGCATCTATACCGGCTCGCAGGCGGTCAAGCTGAAGCTGATCGACGGCATCGGCGGGGATGATGAAGCCCTCGCCTGGCTGGCCGAAAACCGCAAAATTAACCCTAAACTGGAGCTACGCGAAATCACGCCCGATCCAGAGATTAACTCGCTTTTAGGCAAGCTCGGCCAGTACTCGGGAATAAAAATCTTCGATAAATCAGCAGTAGGGCTTGACGGGCTGGTTAGCATCTGGCATCCTTCACTCACGCAATAA